The Urbifossiella limnaea genome has a window encoding:
- a CDS encoding prenyltransferase/squalene oxidase repeat-containing protein yields MTPLSRRAWLQAAAVSPVLLTARPAHAAPVTPAEKKVVIDKALAFLKTRQKENGDLAPDPRAGGPGITALAVVGLLRNGVPATDDVVAKGIKFLETHIKPDGGVYGQGLATYTTSLAILAFREANTGGRYDKVIAAASGFVKSLQFGGEPTDVRHGGAGYGNPGGRDRPDLSNTNFMVEALLAAGVSRDDPSIRNAVGFVSRSQNLVSEHNRQPFATKTTDGDRGGFVYSVTEQDNEKSDKRTPTGGLRSEGGMTYAGLKSFLFAGVGRDDPRVRAAVAWIKRNYTLTENPGMGQAGLFYYYHTFAKAMDALGEEEFEDARMVKHEWRRELFEELKRRQAANGSWVNENRAFLENAPELATAFAVLTLSYTIRRAG; encoded by the coding sequence ATGACCCCGCTCAGCCGCCGGGCCTGGCTCCAGGCCGCCGCCGTCTCGCCCGTCCTCCTCACCGCCCGGCCCGCGCACGCCGCACCGGTCACGCCCGCCGAAAAGAAGGTCGTGATCGACAAGGCGCTGGCGTTCCTCAAGACGCGGCAGAAGGAGAACGGCGACCTGGCCCCCGACCCGCGCGCCGGCGGCCCCGGTATCACGGCGCTGGCCGTCGTCGGGCTGCTTCGCAACGGCGTCCCCGCCACCGACGACGTGGTGGCGAAGGGGATCAAGTTCCTCGAAACGCACATCAAGCCGGACGGCGGCGTCTACGGGCAGGGGCTGGCCACGTACACCACGTCGCTGGCCATCCTGGCGTTCCGCGAGGCCAACACCGGCGGCCGGTACGACAAGGTGATTGCGGCCGCCAGCGGGTTCGTGAAGTCGCTCCAGTTCGGCGGCGAGCCGACCGACGTGCGGCACGGCGGGGCCGGCTACGGCAACCCCGGCGGCCGCGACCGGCCGGACCTGTCCAACACGAACTTCATGGTTGAGGCGCTGCTCGCGGCCGGCGTCAGCCGCGACGACCCGTCGATCCGCAACGCCGTCGGGTTCGTGAGCCGCAGCCAGAACCTGGTGAGCGAACACAACCGCCAGCCGTTCGCCACCAAGACGACCGACGGCGACCGCGGCGGGTTCGTGTACTCGGTCACCGAGCAAGACAACGAGAAGAGCGACAAGCGCACGCCGACCGGCGGCCTGCGGAGCGAGGGCGGCATGACGTACGCGGGCCTGAAGAGTTTCCTGTTCGCCGGGGTGGGGCGCGACGACCCGCGGGTGCGCGCCGCAGTGGCGTGGATCAAGCGGAACTACACGCTGACCGAGAACCCGGGGATGGGGCAGGCCGGGCTGTTCTACTACTACCACACGTTCGCCAAGGCGATGGACGCGCTCGGCGAGGAGGAGTTCGAGGACGCCCGGATGGTGAAGCACGAGTGGCGGCGCGAGCTGTTCGAGGAGCTGAAGCGCCGGCAGGCGGCGAACGGCAGCTGGGTGAACGAGAACCGGGCGTTCCTGGAGAACGCCCCCGAGCTGGCGACGGCGTTCGCCGTGCTCACCCTCAGCTACACGATCCGCCGCGCGGGGTAG
- a CDS encoding nucleoside/nucleotide kinase family protein — protein sequence MPPPPPPPPARPAASGDLDPKDPQLIFQAVWDDLKQQYGAENLKFPREFIWLGGAPGAGKGTNTPFIARLRGIDADPVVISGLLTSPRAVALKNAGKMVGDREVIGLLFDELLKPEYHDGVVVDGFPRTQVQVECLKLFYHRLLGLHDEHRATPQARDFRKPMFRIALLYVSEDVSVARQIKRGEEIRRHNQLVREAGIGKPLEERVTDLDVQLCRGRYRTFSESTFAALQSLRQIFHFHFIDAEGDLAEVQRNIEKEFGYQSSLELSQEVFDLVRAIPVASQLAAHARQELVERLDSYEEEHRPLFEKVVRLITDKLIPVVKAHAFTGHARFNTEDELLDDPLALRMMIDVMSERGFHTSVDIHKMDVPVRVNPETWEICCRTKKVYRIEVRYQPSDIRRGH from the coding sequence ATGCCACCACCGCCCCCTCCCCCGCCGGCCCGCCCGGCGGCGTCCGGCGACCTCGACCCCAAAGACCCGCAGCTCATCTTCCAGGCCGTCTGGGACGACCTGAAGCAGCAGTACGGGGCCGAGAACCTGAAGTTCCCGCGCGAGTTCATCTGGCTCGGCGGCGCCCCCGGCGCCGGCAAGGGGACGAACACCCCGTTCATCGCCCGCCTCCGCGGCATCGACGCCGACCCCGTGGTCATCAGCGGCCTCCTCACGTCGCCGCGGGCGGTGGCGCTGAAGAACGCCGGCAAGATGGTCGGCGACCGCGAGGTCATCGGCCTGCTGTTCGACGAGCTGCTCAAGCCCGAGTATCACGACGGCGTCGTCGTGGACGGGTTCCCGCGGACGCAGGTCCAGGTGGAGTGCCTGAAGCTGTTCTACCACCGGCTGCTCGGCCTGCACGACGAGCACCGGGCCACCCCGCAGGCCCGCGACTTCCGCAAGCCGATGTTCCGCATCGCGCTGTTGTACGTCAGCGAGGACGTGAGCGTCGCCCGGCAGATCAAGCGGGGCGAGGAGATCCGCCGGCACAACCAGCTCGTCCGCGAGGCCGGCATCGGCAAGCCGCTCGAGGAGCGGGTGACCGACCTGGACGTGCAGCTGTGCCGCGGCCGGTACCGGACGTTCAGCGAAAGTACGTTCGCCGCCCTCCAGTCGCTGCGGCAGATCTTTCACTTCCACTTCATCGACGCCGAGGGCGACCTGGCCGAGGTGCAGCGGAACATCGAGAAGGAGTTCGGCTACCAGAGCTCGCTGGAACTGAGCCAGGAGGTGTTCGACCTGGTGCGGGCAATCCCGGTGGCCAGCCAGCTGGCCGCTCACGCCCGGCAGGAACTGGTCGAGCGGCTCGACAGCTACGAGGAGGAGCACCGGCCCCTGTTCGAAAAGGTGGTGCGGCTCATCACCGACAAGCTGATCCCGGTGGTGAAGGCCCACGCGTTCACCGGCCACGCCCGGTTCAACACCGAGGACGAACTGCTCGACGACCCGCTGGCACTGCGGATGATGATCGACGTGATGTCCGAGCGCGGGTTCCACACGTCGGTGGACATCCACAAGATGGACGTGCCGGTGCGGGTGAACCCCGAGACGTGGGAAATTTGTTGCCGCACGAAGAAGGTGTACCGCATCGAGGTGCGCTACCAGCCGTCGGACATCCGCCGCGGGCACTGA
- a CDS encoding mandelate racemase/muconate lactonizing enzyme family protein, with product MPVWQLLGGAARDRIRTYNTCGGPHYGRSARGGTGYGTDGAPAGRYEDLVAFMERPGELALDLLEDGLTGMKLWPFDYCAHRPGGWDEWRTFRGMFDPTIRTLGGHRIDAADLDRALEPFRQIRKAAGDRMDIMVEGHGLWSLPAAKQIARALEEFRPAWLEDLIRADDLDALADLRRGTTCPILASEYLATRYEYRPLLEKQAADIVMIDPTWAGGITECKKVCTLAEAYKRPVAMHDCTGPLTLYAGIHLAINATNAVYQESVRAYLRVNYPDLVTELPTVEAGHILAPTGSGLGTALLPDIRTRPGADVRVTRV from the coding sequence ATGCCGGTGTGGCAGCTCCTCGGCGGCGCGGCGCGGGACCGCATCCGCACCTACAACACGTGCGGCGGCCCCCACTACGGCCGCTCCGCCCGCGGCGGCACCGGCTACGGCACCGACGGCGCGCCCGCCGGCCGCTACGAGGATTTGGTCGCGTTCATGGAGCGGCCCGGCGAGCTGGCGCTGGACCTGCTCGAAGACGGCCTCACTGGCATGAAGCTGTGGCCGTTCGATTACTGCGCCCACCGCCCCGGCGGCTGGGACGAGTGGCGCACCTTCCGCGGCATGTTCGACCCCACCATCCGCACCCTCGGCGGCCACCGCATCGACGCCGCGGATTTGGACCGCGCGCTGGAGCCGTTCCGGCAGATTCGCAAGGCCGCCGGCGACCGAATGGACATCATGGTGGAGGGGCACGGGCTGTGGTCGCTGCCGGCGGCGAAGCAGATCGCGCGGGCGCTCGAGGAGTTCCGCCCCGCGTGGCTCGAAGACCTGATCCGCGCCGACGACCTGGACGCGCTCGCCGACCTGCGCCGCGGCACGACGTGCCCGATCCTGGCGAGCGAGTACCTCGCTACGCGGTACGAGTACCGGCCGCTGCTGGAGAAGCAGGCGGCGGACATCGTGATGATCGACCCGACGTGGGCCGGCGGCATCACCGAGTGCAAGAAGGTGTGTACCCTGGCGGAGGCGTACAAGCGGCCGGTGGCGATGCACGACTGCACCGGCCCGCTGACGCTGTACGCGGGGATTCACCTGGCAATCAACGCCACGAACGCGGTGTACCAGGAGAGCGTGCGGGCGTACCTGCGGGTCAACTACCCCGACCTCGTGACCGAACTGCCGACGGTGGAAGCGGGTCACATCCTGGCGCCGACGGGGTCGGGGCTCGGCACGGCGCTGCTGCCCGACATACGCACGCGCCCGGGGGCGGACGTGCGGGTCACGCGGGTGTGA